The window GGACtgtagtattgaaagctgagctatagtcgataaatagcagtcTTACATAGTTcccgttattgctgtcaatgtgtgtgagagaagagtgcaggatgtaaGAGATAGCATCTTCAATGGATCTATTGGGgtgataggcaaactgaagagggtctaaAGTTTCCGGAATGGAGGGGCAAATGTAGTTTTTGACCAGTCATTCAAATACCTttatgactattgatgtgagggcaactgggcgatagtcattcagacaagaaggtttattgttcttaggcacaggccctgtgttcttaggcacagggatgatggtgTTGTTGCCTGCCTGATGGCAGTTTGATAAACAGACTGTGTGTTGGGTGACTAGGATCAGTGGTGATTTTTCGGGCCTTCCTTCGACATCGCCAATGAAAAATGTCCTTTAGGGATGGAAGTTTGTTGCCGATAATGACTTCAGCTGTTTTCACAACTCTCTGAAGGGCCTTGTGGTCAAGGAGTGAGCGGCTGCTATACCACACAGTAAGGCaccccgtcaggatgctctcagtGGTACATCTGTAAAAGTTTGTAAGGATATTGGGAGGGAGAACAAAGCTTTTGAGCTTCCACTGGAAGTAGAGCTGCTGGAGTGCAGATTTAACTACCGATGTAGTGTGCAGAGACCAGAATAGGTCATCGGAGAGAAGCACACCAAGGAACTTGATGCTCTTAACTCTTTCTACTGCAGATCTGTTGATATAAAATGGGCCGTGGCTGACCTCCTGTGTCCTCCTGTAGTCTACGATAATCTCTTTGGTTTTGCTGAAATTGAGGCGGAGGTTGTTGTCATTGCACCACTGTGATAGTGCTCTCACTTCATCTCTGTAGGCTGTCTCATCTCCATTTGTTATTAGACCCAGGATTGATGTGTCGTCAACAAATTTAAAGATGATATTGGACCTGTGTTTGGCAGTACAGTCGTGTGTGAACAGAGTATAGGAGGGGGCTGAGAAtgcagccctgtggggctcctgtgCTCAGGGTCAGTGTGGATGATAAAATGTTACCAATTCTCACCACTTGGGGTCTGCAAGTCAGAAAGTCCATCATCCAGTTGCAGAGATAAGAGTTCAGTCCTAAGTCTCTAAGCTTTGTGATAAGTTTTGATGGGATGATGGGGTTAAACGCAGAGCTGTAATCAATAAACAGCATCCGCACATATGTGTTTTTCTTGACCAAGTATGTGAGAGCATCGTGTACGGTTAGAGACATGGTGTCATCAGTCGACCTGTTTTTCCTATATGCAAACTGGAGAGGGTCCATGGTGTCTGGCAAGAAGGAACAGATGTGGTCTTTAATGAACCGCTCGAAACACTTCATGATGATAGAGGTCAGTGCCACAGgtcggtagtcattcaggcaggtGACAACAGACTTCTTAGGGACAGGGACAATGGTGGTTTTCTTAAAGAAGGTGGGAATCACAGACAGTCTAAGAGAGAGATTGAAGATGTCTGTAAGCACCTCTGTTAGCTGGTTGGAACACGATTTGAGGACATGGCCATGAACACCATCAGAGACAGGTGCTTTGCGTGGGTTGATTGCTCTAAGTGATCTGGACACGTCAGGCAAGAGAAGGTAAGAGAACAGCTGTTATTATCTGCTGGCAGTTTCGCTGCAAGGAAGGTGTTGCTATCCTAAAACTGTGCGTAGAAGGCATTCAACTCATCTGGCAGAGAGGCAAACAGATCCATGTTGTTGGTTTTTCTATCCTTTTTTCCACTGTGGTTCGTGATTGAATCCAAGAACTTCCACAACAACCTTAGATTAGATCCCTGAAATTCCCAAAACACACTGTCTTTATAGGCTCTTTTTGCAGACCTGATAGCTCTCTGAAGATCATATCTGGCCCTTCTGAATACCTCAGTTTCACCATGGTTGTAGGCTGAAGTACGAGTTTGAGTTTGGCCCTGACATCAGCATTCATCCAGGGTTTCTGGTTTGGAAaggatttaatatatatttttgggatAATGTTCTCAGTGCACATATTGATGTAATCAGTGACAGAGTTTGTATATTCCTCAATGTCTGTGCCAGCTGTATCCCGAAAGATCTGCCAATCTGTTGTATGAAAGCAGTCCTAAAGTGTGAAGATGGCTTCCTCCCTCCATTGATGCACTGTCCTGATAACTGGTTTTTCCTGTTCTAGCTTTTGTTTGTATGCAAGCAGAAGAAGAATGGATGTGTGATCTGCTTTACTGAAGGCAGGGTGGGAGAGAggattttaactgtttttgagtGCTGTGTAGCAGTGATCAAGCATCTGATCTGCTCGAGTGTGAAAAGTTGTGTGTTGGTAGAATTTACTGCCTACGGAGGGTTTACTAAGTTACTGTGAAAATGACCAAACTAAACTCTTGTGGAAGAAAGAACGTCCGTATTTTAACTGTAATGAGTTCGATGTCAGGACAGCAGTGCTTGGCAACAATAGAAAAATCCATTCTCCGGCGAGAGTTCACTAGAATGCAAACACAGCCGCTTTTGCGCTTACCAGAGTCAGTTGTCTATCCTGGCGGTAGATTGTAAAACCGGGCAGTGAAACTCCATTGTCTGGAACAGTAGCATCTAACCATGTCTCAGTGAATGCAAATAGACAGCAGTTCCTGATGTCGTTCTGAAACATAATCCAAGCATTCAGCTCGTCCACCTTACTGACCAGCGACTGAACATTTGCCAGAAGAATACTCGGAAGAGCAGGATTAAAAGTCCTTTTGCGAGTTCTGCACAGAATGCCATCACAGCTGCCCCTCTTGTGCTTTTTCCTTTTTCACCGGTGCAGGTGTAAACAAAGAGGTATATGCTCACCGGAGAAGCTGCAGTAGCTCATATTCACATTCGAACTGCACAGAGATTCCAAATCGAGTGCCGATCTAATGTCTAGAAGTGTTTGACGATCATACTGGATAGTCAAGGAAGAGAAATTTacaaaaagacacacaaaaacagtaaaaaagcacaaaaagctGTAGACTTTGCCAGGAGCACTCAACAGTGCAGCTATTTTACGGCACACCGGAACCGGTATGCAgtaaaactgcagttgtaaagcactgcagtttttctttgggtgcAATGAATGAAGatgaagtattagatgctgtagaatctacatttgtttttgtatttctgatgttatctattttatcagtgaagtcattactattaaactgtgaggtaatatttagattgggtggcgtctggttatttgttagtctggccactgtgctaaataaaaaccttggattgttttggttattttatatgAGTTCAGAGCTTTTCAGAGCCTCTATAGCtgcacatactgtttttccatgcaattctaaaaacttccaagttagttttctccatttgcactcaagattacaagtttctttcttgagagaatgggtatttTTGTTGTACCATGGCAAAGTACGTtttttctaacctttttcaatttgattgtGACAacagaagatagtgcccatgttgctagtcatttcgtctagttcatgtgtgtttatgggtacacaggccagttgagataaatcaggcaggttaatTCTGAATCTATCTTTACTGGTTGGAACAATACTTCTTCCTGGATGATAACGTGGAGCCATAtatttaatatcagtaatacgcagcatgcacaatacaaggaaatggtcaataacatcatcactttgaggtacaatatctatatcagtaagattgattccatgcaatgtaattaaatctagcatacgATTATGACAATGAGTGGGCCTGGttacattttgcttgactccaaaagagtttattaggtcagtaatgcaagtcctaatgcatcatttgtattatcaacgtgaacgttaaaatctcagacaattagcactttatcagcaagtcaagtcaagtcaagtcatctttatttatatagcgctttaaacaaaaaagattgcgtcaaagcaactgaacaacatttattaggaaaacagtgtgtcaataatgcaaaatgtgcacttataaaataaagataacaaacaaggagtgctgtctgcagcctttgtctgcgctgatcttcagttacaaacgcgtcattaaaatgaactgtaactctgtgaatactcaacacagagatatatgagagatatctatagaaacccaCACAtctcctcttaaaaaaaaaacaagtgctgccaaaaacaaatattctgtgataaagtaatccatatgaaaacaacgcgatgtccgtttttcacgtctcccttcattatcttctaatgcgaccacgccccctcgccgagcgcgcttttgagattcaaatgtttcactgaagcgcgcggctttttgaatacgcccacacaacagaagacaacgcagcgagattgttcttcaagtttttttattttactgtttgcttcgtgatgagaggaataagacataattcaccccaaaaagattagatgtggttgaggatttgagatttggatttcctcagaaaaaaagaatgaagcactttatccacccatacggaaaggtaatatattcacatatatgtgaagcactgtttaatatattgaaatatattttgaaaatctattttaaaaatacatatgttgcgtgtgtgtgttacattatattcttgcctcaaataacttttaatcaatgtgtttttgcagtgcagcaatgcattttgtttctacactgtttaccatttttaaagctattattatattatattatattatattatattatattatattatattatatagatcctaTATTCTCATTCAatttaggcctactatcaacTTAAACAATATCAAATCAAATGACAAGTTTACAATTTTATGTACAATTAAAACGCAaactaattttaatgatttacacGGACCCGCGCGTTGAACATTCTACGAACATTTAAACTGGAGTGgagggagttaccatggaaacggggcggGAACTTAGCTGACAAGTAGCAaatctctccatctctcactgttgtttttactgctttcaggtaagtttagtccctaaaattacacaaataatacatacaacttttcctgacactttcttacatgtaactgacacgcttctgttgaaatatttactttacagaaaatggtttcagtgtcatgggaataattccgttagcatcacaaccgtgagctaacagaggctaactataagaggtaacaagctagctatagatttgagctcttatttatgaaagtttgggattttaatcacatattatgtgtatatgagttttttatagctttgtaaatgttttgctggcaatttgttaatggatgaattaaaaaaagctaattaatttaaccgtTCTGGATAATATGGTATCATCCTGTAACGTTATTTAACGCTTTAAAGAAGCATTATGAAAGCTGTATTgaacgcagtttgtcccgtatttaaggcatatgccgtatgaccacATAGACCATACGAATACCAAACTCTGAGCTGagaatctatttttctttttttgaccagtgtttgatttgtgagcatagcCGCTCGAGGGAGGCTTTAAAGGAgaagttcacttttaaaaaaacttttgctgataatttactcacccccatgtcatccaagatgcccatgtctttctttcttcagtcgaaaagaaattaaggtttttgatgaaaacattccaggattttcccCCATGTAATGGACTCTAATGGACCCAAACGGTTCAAGGTCCAaatgacagtttcagtgcagcttcaaatggctttAAACGATACTagacgatgaataagggtcttatctagcgaaacgatcggtcatttccaaaataaataaaaaagtttaagttttataagcACAAACGCTCGCCTTGCTCTGTACTGTGATGCGCGTTGAAGACGTCATGTAATACGCAATTACGTTGAAAAGGTCAAGCTTGACGTAGGCGGAAGTACCGTGTCAGTGTTTACAATGTGCCGAAGGAGTACCATATACACCTATTCATATGTCTTTGTGTCAGTTTATCGTTTAAAATGCCCGTTTCGTGTGCGTATCCTGggtgttttaatattaaaaaggcCTAAAAGAACATTTTCGTCAGGACagacatttttgacttttcataGATTTCCTACACACAATCCTGAGCGATTTGAAACTGTGGTTGCTCGCGCTGCACTTGGATATCAACACATCCGAACATGCTCTAATATGTAAGAGAGTGTGCAGTGATAATTTTTTCGAGGATGATTTCAAACACTCCCAGCAAGGACATCGCCGTTATCTGAAAGCGTCGGCTGTGCCCAATACGTTTTTACAACAAACagaggtatgtatgtatgttttttttttctttttactattaGATGCATTGACGTTTTTTTCTCGTCAATGTGTTTCATAACGTGTGAATGTTTATCACTAATATCTTCCTATTACTGTAGACgtgctaaaattttttttttactcctaagTATCCGTCTCGTGGAAATTTAGAGTCTCCAGCAAAAGACAGTAACGCTGAGCTGGAGGTCCATGAAGCAGTAGAGTTTTTGGCTAATGTTCCACAGTCAACACCAGTAAAGCAACAGGACTCTGATCCAAGAACTACCACGAGACAGTTTGCAGATGCTCCATCTAAACTTCGTTTACTGCTCACAAGTCCTGAAAGTGCTTAGAAACAGGAAAACACCCTCATCATCTGGAATATATTTTGCCCAACCTGCAATACACTCCAACCAGACTGTAAGTACCATAATTTTGTACCAGTTTACAAAGTGAAATTATGGTAAATTATGCTTTTGTGTTAGTCATtgggaaaaatataatttagtatatattacataaaatgtagtatttaatattttgatgatgttgtatcattaaaaatgcacagatatactgtaataaatttattaaacatactatttacattacaaatttatattcagttttattataaaCCAAATTTAATCCATTTAATTTCACAGCCCCCTGTGTATATAATCAACCAGAACAGATTGAAGAGCAATTAGAAGAAAGTTTTGCGCTTGATGTTAGCCTGCTTTCCATAGAACCTCAATCGGACAAGAAAGATCTTAGTTTTCAGCCACTGAGTTCAACATCAACGTCTACCACAAACTCAGAAGAAGAGGAATGTGAAATGCATTGGAAACAGAAAAAATGGATTGTCAACGAGCCCAATGTCATGGAGCTGTTCAAAAGATGTCAAGAATGTGGCTCACTAATAACAGAAACCAGAAAAGCACCAGTGGGAAGTCTCCTCCATGTTTATTGGGaatgtgaaaaaacaacaacaaaggaaAGTGGAGTTCATGCAGTGATGTTAGGGGAATGCCAGCTAATAATCTTCTTGTTTCTGCATGCACACTATTCACTGGAGCAACATATACAGACATCGCTGATTGGGCCACTTTGCTCAACCTTCAAATACCCCATAAAACCACTTACTTTGACATTCAGTCTTCCTACCTGATTCCAGTCATTGATGAAGAATATAAAGAACAACAGAAAGCAGCAATGAATGACTTACATTTACAAACTGAACTCTGTAATCCAGTTCATTTGTCCGGAGATGGGAGGTCAGACAGGCaagtaaatgtagtaattttattttttggacaattttaaaaaaatttaacaagttttgtACTTGTGGTTCTTTTAGCCCTGGATTTTCGGCCAAATACAACACGTACAGTTTCATGGATGACACAACAGACAAGATTGTTCACTTTGAATTGGTGCAGGTCAGTTTACATGACATAATTCTACATCCtgtatgttattaattttaagtaactTTAGTGGGTGTTCAGTATTTTAAAGTCAAGTACAGTAACATTACTGGCAGTTTTTACAATGTTATGATCaatataaaatggttttaaaagtaaaaaaataatatgtaatcatttgAACATCAATGAAAATACACACAATCCTTGTTTATCTATCATGATATTGCATTTCAGGTTACAGAAGCATCCAGTTCTGTGGCCATGGAGCCAGTAGGATTCAAGAGGGCTGTGAACACAATACAAGAACAAGGAATCAAAATCGACGTGCTGACCACAGACAGATCGCCATCTATTAGAAAGATTATGCGTGTAGAATATCCCAACATTCACCACGAATTTGATATTTGGCATGTAGTCAAAGGTAACTGTCTCACAAGAGACTGAGAAAGagatattaattatgaattatccAAAAGGCAACATAGtctaaaacttatttattccTATGTAGGAATATACAATGTgttgttttcatgcatttaaaaaattgctACAATAAACC is drawn from Cyprinus carpio isolate SPL01 unplaced genomic scaffold, ASM1834038v1 S000006593, whole genome shotgun sequence and contains these coding sequences:
- the LOC109070109 gene encoding uncharacterized protein LOC109070109, whose translation is MPANNLLVSACTLFTGATYTDIADWATLLNLQIPHKTTYFDIQSSYLIPVIDEEYKEQQKAAMNDLHLQTELCNPVHLSGDGRSDSPGFSAKYNTYSFMDDTTDKIVHFELVQVTEASSSVAMEPVGFKRAVNTIQEQGIKIDVLTTDRSPSIRKIMRVEYPNIHHEFDIWHVVKGLSKKLCSMSRYKDNRELQPWTRSICNHLWYCSATCGGDPDELIENWKSILYHITGVHSWFKRRKAEKMCTQ